In uncultured Bacteroides sp., one genomic interval encodes:
- a CDS encoding transglutaminase domain-containing protein, producing MSRINTLFAGLVITFLGMSCSNTHFISNEKYRATVDKTFAEKKAAMPNGGLFNVFNNKLSLQEKEAMKFLYAYMSLADITDYPDTFFLRDVRLSFKAKQEMPWGKEINEELFRHFVLPQRVNNETLDNSREVFYGELKDRVKNLSLYEAILEVNHWCHEKVVYTPSDGRTSSPLASVRTAYGRCGEESTFLVAALRSVGIPARQVYTPRWAHTDDNHAWVEAWANGKWYFLGACEPEPVLNVAWFTAPAKRGMLMHTNVFGLYTGKEEIMTVTPNFTEINVIDNYAPVDRIDVTVLDENKKPVEGAVVEYKLYNYGEFYSVAKKQSDKEGKSFLSSGKGDIIVWASKDGVFDFRNVSVGKDHTLTLTLDKKAGNLSDEDLAAVKEMAMDIVPPVELPVEVNVSKEQRAANNIRLAKEDSIRNSYIGTFIDESRIKEVASKLNIDAERTKKLFVASRGNWREIEKFLLSTTTENREKALKLLEVISAKDLRDTPTEVLTDHLLYTVAGEGDIYNQNVLNPRVANEFLTTYKKEFQKEIPATLADEIRKDPKVLVDWCRSNITIKEELNSNRLFMSPLGVWKSRVTDSRSRKVFFVAVLRSLGIPSRIELMTGKLQYFFNNTWNDVNFEKAETGNAPYGFVNASYTPISSLKDPLYYKHFSISKIEGGRTHLLEFDEENESSWSTIFSKPLKLDAGQYLMVTGSRMADGSVLSNLTFFNVEAGKTTNVELKMRESSSQVQVLGSFNSEATFIDAKTGKEQSILNANGRGYYIVALVKNNHEPTNHALRDIAAVKKQLEEWGKQIIILFSDEDELKAFNPKAYGDLPKNITFGIDKDGSVLHQVKEGTEVIRRGELPLIIVGDTFNRVVFASQGYRIGLGEQLVKVIGQIQAGNTKEGTACTPTSCTH from the coding sequence ATGAGTAGAATCAATACATTATTTGCCGGTTTAGTAATTACGTTTTTGGGTATGTCGTGCTCAAATACACACTTTATCAGCAATGAAAAGTATCGGGCAACAGTAGATAAAACTTTTGCCGAAAAGAAAGCAGCGATGCCAAATGGCGGATTGTTTAATGTATTCAATAACAAACTCTCTTTGCAGGAAAAAGAGGCTATGAAGTTTCTTTATGCCTATATGTCTTTGGCGGATATTACTGATTATCCCGACACTTTCTTTTTGAGAGATGTGCGTTTGTCATTCAAGGCAAAGCAAGAGATGCCCTGGGGGAAAGAGATTAATGAGGAGTTGTTCCGTCATTTTGTGCTTCCACAACGAGTAAATAATGAAACGCTCGACAATTCACGCGAAGTATTTTATGGTGAGCTGAAAGACAGGGTAAAGAATCTTTCTCTTTACGAAGCTATTCTTGAAGTAAACCATTGGTGCCACGAAAAGGTTGTTTATACTCCTTCCGATGGCCGTACCAGTTCTCCACTGGCTTCTGTTCGCACCGCTTATGGACGTTGCGGCGAAGAATCTACATTCCTGGTTGCAGCTCTTCGTTCTGTTGGTATTCCTGCCCGTCAGGTTTACACTCCACGTTGGGCACATACCGATGATAATCATGCATGGGTAGAAGCATGGGCGAATGGAAAATGGTATTTCCTGGGTGCCTGCGAACCGGAACCAGTTCTTAATGTTGCCTGGTTTACAGCTCCTGCCAAGCGCGGAATGCTGATGCATACTAATGTTTTCGGACTTTATACCGGCAAAGAGGAGATTATGACTGTAACTCCGAACTTTACCGAAATTAATGTGATTGATAATTATGCACCGGTAGATCGTATTGATGTAACTGTGCTCGATGAAAATAAGAAACCGGTTGAAGGTGCAGTCGTTGAATATAAGCTGTACAACTACGGTGAGTTTTATTCTGTAGCTAAAAAGCAAAGCGATAAAGAGGGAAAATCGTTCCTTTCATCCGGTAAAGGAGATATTATTGTGTGGGCTTCTAAAGATGGAGTCTTTGATTTCCGAAATGTATCTGTAGGTAAAGATCACACTTTGACACTTACTTTAGATAAAAAAGCAGGAAATTTAAGTGATGAAGACTTGGCTGCTGTCAAAGAAATGGCAATGGATATTGTTCCGCCGGTAGAGTTACCGGTTGAGGTAAACGTAAGCAAGGAACAGCGTGCGGCAAACAATATTCGTCTGGCTAAGGAAGATTCCATACGTAACAGTTACATTGGTACATTTATTGATGAATCAAGAATAAAAGAGGTAGCTTCAAAACTGAATATTGATGCAGAGCGCACCAAGAAACTGTTTGTTGCATCTCGTGGTAACTGGCGCGAAATAGAAAAATTCCTGCTTTCTACTACAACTGAAAACCGTGAAAAGGCTCTTAAATTACTGGAAGTTATTTCTGCAAAGGATTTACGTGATACACCTACCGAAGTACTTACCGACCATTTACTTTACACTGTAGCAGGAGAAGGAGATATTTATAACCAGAATGTGCTGAATCCTCGTGTTGCTAATGAATTCCTTACAACCTATAAAAAGGAATTCCAGAAAGAGATTCCGGCTACTCTTGCCGATGAAATAAGAAAAGATCCGAAAGTATTGGTTGACTGGTGTCGTAGCAACATTACAATTAAAGAGGAATTAAACTCTAACCGCTTGTTTATGTCGCCTCTTGGTGTGTGGAAATCTCGTGTAACCGACAGCCGTTCAAGAAAAGTTTTCTTCGTAGCGGTACTTCGCAGTCTGGGTATTCCTTCACGCATTGAGTTGATGACCGGCAAACTGCAATATTTCTTCAATAACACATGGAACGATGTTAATTTTGAAAAAGCAGAAACAGGAAATGCTCCTTACGGATTCGTTAATGCATCTTATACTCCAATAAGTTCTTTGAAAGATCCGCTTTATTACAAGCATTTCTCTATTTCTAAAATTGAAGGTGGCAGAACACATCTGCTGGAATTTGATGAAGAAAATGAAAGCTCATGGAGCACAATTTTTAGCAAACCACTGAAACTGGACGCTGGTCAATATCTCATGGTAACAGGTAGCCGTATGGCAGATGGAAGTGTACTGAGCAATCTTACATTCTTCAATGTAGAAGCCGGAAAAACAACCAATGTTGAACTAAAGATGCGCGAAAGCAGCAGTCAGGTTCAGGTTTTAGGCAGCTTTAATTCTGAAGCAACATTTATAGATGCAAAAACCGGTAAGGAGCAAAGCATTCTGAATGCTAACGGCAGAGGTTACTATATCGTGGCTTTGGTTAAGAATAATCACGAACCAACTAACCATGCCCTGAGAGATATTGCTGCAGTTAAGAAGCAATTGGAAGAATGGGGCAAGCAAATCATCATTCTTTTCTCTGACGAAGACGAACTGAAAGCATTCAATCCAAAAGCATACGGTGATCTTCCAAAGAATATCACTTTCGGAATTGATAAAGATGGTTCTGTTTTGCATCAGGTAAAAGAGGGAACTGAAGTTATACGCCGTGGCGAATTACCTCTGATTATTGTTGGCGACACCTTTAACCGTGTAGTATTTGCTTCACAAGGTTACCGTATTGGTTTGGGAGAGCAATTGGTAAAAGTTATCGGTCAGATACAAGCCGGCAATACAAAAGAAGGCACTGCCTGCACTCCAACATCCTGTACCCATTAA
- a CDS encoding nitroreductase family protein, whose amino-acid sequence MDFLELAKERYSVRIYSDEPVEEDKINKILEAGRIAPTAHNNQPQRIYVIQSKEAREKVKKCTRYSFNAPIILLLCYDEDESWFGQNDRFGSIDPTIVGTHMMLEATELGLGTVWVGSFNAEITKSEFALPSNIIPVAFLPLGYPFHTSEPSAMHASRKNLLETVRYL is encoded by the coding sequence ATGGATTTTCTAGAACTTGCCAAAGAAAGATATTCGGTTAGAATTTATAGTGACGAACCGGTTGAAGAAGATAAAATCAACAAAATTTTAGAAGCTGGAAGAATAGCTCCTACTGCCCATAACAACCAGCCTCAACGAATTTATGTTATCCAAAGTAAAGAGGCTCGTGAGAAGGTGAAAAAGTGTACCAGATACAGTTTCAACGCTCCCATTATTTTGCTGCTATGCTATGACGAAGACGAAAGTTGGTTTGGGCAGAATGATAGGTTTGGCTCCATAGACCCAACTATTGTAGGAACACACATGATGCTGGAAGCTACCGAACTAGGACTGGGAACTGTTTGGGTAGGATCTTTCAATGCAGAAATAACTAAGAGTGAGTTTGCTTTACCAAGCAATATTATTCCGGTTGCTTTTCTTCCTCTGGGCTATCCTTTTCATACGTCAGAGCCAAGTGCCATGCACGCCAGTCGGAAGAATCTTTTAGAAACAGTCAGATATCTATAA
- a CDS encoding HU family DNA-binding protein yields the protein MAYKYCVRKKTDKSQGEEQVKYYAVPLSSGTIGTNELAENIAGRCTLRPGDVHATIVELMYTIEQELHQGNKVCLEGIGIFSLSASSEGFDTPEDCTPSKVKAKRICFLADKKLKKNLKFVKFEKDRRG from the coding sequence ATGGCATACAAATACTGCGTGCGCAAAAAAACAGACAAGAGTCAGGGTGAAGAACAAGTAAAATACTATGCAGTTCCTCTTTCGTCGGGAACCATCGGAACAAATGAACTGGCAGAAAATATAGCCGGTCGGTGCACGCTTAGGCCGGGAGATGTCCATGCTACCATTGTTGAACTTATGTACACCATTGAACAGGAACTTCACCAAGGTAATAAAGTTTGCCTGGAAGGTATAGGCATCTTCAGCCTTTCAGCTAGCAGTGAGGGTTTTGACACGCCCGAAGATTGCACTCCCAGTAAAGTGAAGGCTAAGCGTATTTGCTTTTTGGCGGATAAAAAGCTTAAAAAGAATTTGAAATTTGTGAAGTTTGAGAAAGATAGGAGAGGGTAG
- a CDS encoding copper homeostasis protein CutC, protein MKEIKIEICANSVASCVEAQKGGAKRVELCAGIPEGGTTPSQGTIAVTRELLKIPIHVIIRPRAGDFLYSHKEIRVMERDIAVAKDCGADGVVIGCLTAEGEIDQRVTERLVKCANGMSVTFHRAFDMCVDPMKALEEIINLGCNRILTSGQMPTAEAGIPLLKELVEKAAGRIIIMPGCGINEKNILKIAQETGANEFHLSARENVASGMTYRNPKVSMGGTVQVDEYAEPRTSAERVRQTLKSLNIK, encoded by the coding sequence ATGAAAGAAATAAAAATTGAAATATGTGCCAATTCTGTGGCTAGTTGCGTTGAAGCACAAAAGGGAGGTGCGAAGCGTGTGGAACTGTGTGCCGGTATTCCTGAAGGTGGTACTACTCCGTCTCAGGGAACTATTGCTGTGACCCGCGAATTGCTCAAAATTCCTATCCACGTAATTATCCGCCCACGGGCAGGAGACTTCCTGTATTCTCACAAGGAGATTCGTGTAATGGAACGTGATATTGCTGTGGCAAAAGATTGCGGTGCCGATGGTGTGGTTATTGGTTGCCTTACAGCGGAAGGCGAAATTGATCAGAGAGTTACAGAACGGTTGGTAAAGTGTGCCAATGGCATGTCGGTTACTTTCCACAGGGCTTTCGATATGTGCGTTGACCCGATGAAGGCTTTGGAAGAGATTATCAATTTGGGATGCAACCGTATTCTGACTTCGGGACAAATGCCAACTGCCGAAGCGGGCATTCCTCTTCTGAAGGAACTTGTAGAGAAGGCTGCCGGACGAATCATCATCATGCCGGGCTGTGGAATCAATGAAAAGAATATTCTGAAGATTGCTCAGGAAACGGGTGCAAATGAGTTTCACCTCTCTGCGCGTGAAAACGTTGCCAGCGGCATGACTTATCGCAATCCGAAGGTTTCCATGGGTGGAACGGTGCAGGTAGACGAATATGCCGAACCTCGTACTTCTGCCGAGCGTGTGCGCCAGACGCTGAAAAGTCTGAATATCAAGTAA